The following is a genomic window from Nicotiana tabacum cultivar K326 chromosome 3, ASM71507v2, whole genome shotgun sequence.
CAAAGCGGAGGGGTTTTTCAGAAATTCCACCGATGATGATCTGACACAACATCTTAGAAACTTCTTGGGTGTGTGTGCGATGTATAAGCTGAACAATGTCTCGGATGATGCTCTAAGGTTGAGGTGCTTCAAGTACTCACTAGCTGGGGACGCAAGGAAATGACTTCAGAATTTGCCATCAAACTCTATTCATTCTTGGCCCGAACTTGTCCGAGCATTCTTAGCTAAATAGTTCCCGCAAAGTAAGAAATCTGAGCTCCGGGATAAAATcttctttttcaagcaagtacCGGGGGAACAACTACACGAGGCATGAGATCGATTCAAATTATATTTGGTGAGGTCTCCCAATCATGATTTTTCGGATTCTATCTTGTTGGAAAAATTCTACATGGGCTTGGATCCGATGAACCAATCTATAGCTAAGGATACAGCTGACGGATCTTTCATGGACAAATCATTCCCAAGGGTGACACAAATACACGACGAAATGGCAAAGCATAATCAGGCATGGCATTCTGAGGACACCACAAGTGGAATTACATATGGTTCTCCTTCCTTGAGCAACATGATCAAGGAAAATCAAGAGAGAGATCAAGTGATTGCATACTTACTACAAATGTCAATGTGTTGACAAAGATGTTCACCGAAAGCCAAACAAAGAAGGTAAATGTGGTTGAGGATGTGCAACCCATATCAAATGAGGATTTTGAGGAAGCAAACTATGTCAACAACTCCCAAGATGGATATCAAAGGCAATATTACCGAGGTCAAGGACAACAGAATCAATGGAGGCCTCACCTGCAAGGGCAAGGCAACCAATAGTGGATAAATGACCAAGTCGGATCAAATCAAGGTatttggaacaacaacaacaacttcccAAATCAGAGTTCAAACCCTTATCTTCCCCCAAAGGGTCAATATTCACATCAAGGTTCCTCAAGTGAGTCTAAGTTGGAAAGCATGCTTGAACGTGTGTTGCAAAATCAAGAGAAGTCTGACACTTCTATGAGGAATATAACCGAGATTGTTGATTCTCATACCGCATCCATACAAAAATTAGAGATGCAAATGAGAGATATTTCTAGGGAGCAAAATCCAAAGCAAAAAGGGACACTTCCAAGTgacacaattgcgaaccccaagGGTAGAGGGAGTGGTCTAACTTCTCATGTCATGGCGATTACTACTCGAAGTGGGAAGGTACTACAAGGAGGGGGTGAACAAGTGGTTGAAGTAAAAGAGTCCGAACAAGGGGTTGAGGTTGAAGAGCCAAGTGTTGTTGAAATTGAGAAGATTCCGGAAGATGTGCAAGTGCAAAAAGAGAATCGGGAAGGggtaaaggaaaaggtaaaagagacaCCAAAAACTCTTCCACCTATTCCTAGACCTCTTCCTCCATTCCCTCAAAGACTCACTAAGAAGGCtgatgatagcaaactcgaaAAGTTCTACGACATTCTCAAGCAATTATCAGTGAATAttccatttgtggaagcatttcaagagatgtcgggttttgctaagtatttgaaagatttgatcaCCAAGAAGAAAACCACCAAAAATGATGTGGTGAATGTGACTCACCGGATTAGCTCTATCATTGCAACATCCACCgttcaaaagaaagaagacccgggagctttcaccattccttgtacCATTGGGGTACATGATTTTGCAAGAGCGCTTTGCGATAATGGAGCTAGCATCAACTTGATGCCTCTTTCCATTTACAAGAAAGCAGGATTAGGTATGCGAAGGCCCACaagtatgagattgcaaatggtcgATCGTTCCATCAAACGATCGGTGAGAATTGTTGATAATGTACTTGTGAAGGTGGGAAAATTTCATTTACCCGCCGACTTCGTAATCCTTGATTGTGCAGTTGACAAAGAGATTCCTATCATCTTGGGGAGACCATTCCTTGCCACGGGAAGAGCACTAATGGATTCGGAACGGAATGAGATCAGATTCCGTGTGAATGATGAAGAGGTTACATTCCAAGCAAGCAAGGGTATGAAACTACCGCATGAGTATGAAATCATCTCGGTGATCGATGTTGTTGATAAAGTAGAGGATACGGTTGAAATgaaaatggaataaaaatgcCTCGGTGAGGCATTGGCGACTATTTTGGTGAACTTTGATGGTGAAGATATGGAGGGGTATATGGAATCAGTAAATGCATTGGAGGGGCTTGGGTCCTACACTTATGCTTCGGTAAAGATCTCTATCGACTTGGAGAATAGGGCCACTCCACCCACAAAGCCTTCTATTATCGAACCACCGCAACTAGAGCTCAAACCACTTCCACcacacttgaggtataaatttcttggatCAAATGATACTTTAACgataattgtttcttctttgttgaatgatgtgcGGGTAGAAAAATTGTTGGAAGTCTTCAAGGAGCATAGGCAAGCGATTGGATGGACAATTGCAGACATCCGAGGGATTCCCGCAGGAATTTGCAAGCACAAAATCGAATTGGAGAGTGAGACGAAaccaagtgtggaacatcaaCGACGGTTGAACCCgtcaatgcaagaggtggtaaagAAAGAAATTATCAAATGGTTGGGTGTTGGGGTAGTCTACCCTATTGCCGATAGTTCTTGGGTgagcccggtgcaatgtgtgccaaaaAAGGGAGGCATAACCgtaattgaaaatgaaaaaaatgagctcatcccaacaagaacggtgaccgattggagggtgtgtatggattatCGGAAGCTCAATAGTGCCACATGCAaagaccatttccctatgccttttattgatcaaatatttgatcggctagcgggaaggccattctattgtttccttgatggatattccggctacaaccaaatcaacatagCCTTGAAGGATCAAGAGAAAATGACATTCACTTGCCCTTATGGAACTTTCGCCTTTagccggatgccatttggtttgtgcaatgctcCGGCTACTTTTCAAAGATGCATGATGTCCATTTTCTCCGACATGGTGAAGGATTTCCTAGAAGTCTTTATGGAAGACTTCTCGGTGGTAGGTAATTCTCTTGAGCATTGTCTTAACAATCTTAGACAAGTGCTTAAgagatgtgaagagaccaaccttgtgctcaattgggagaaatgtcacttcatggtggaTGAAGGTATTGTGttggggcataaaatttcaaaacgTGGCATAGAGATTGACCGGGCAAAAATCGAGATTATTTCTAAGCTTCCTCCACCTACTTCCGTTAAAGGTGTTCGAAGATTCTTGGGACATGCTAGGTTTTATAGGCgcttcatcaaggatttctccaAGATTGCAAATCCTATGTGCAAACTCCTTGAGAAGGATGCCAAATTTGTGTTTGACGAGAAATGCCTCAaagcttttgaggaattgaagcaaaggctcaccacgacacctattattgtcacacccgattggtctcttcgtttcgagctcatgtgtgacgccagtGGTGTAGCTATTGAAGCAATGCTTGGACAATGTCACAACAAGGTTCTCCACTcagtctattatgcaagcaagacactcAATGGGGCGCAAATGAATAACACGGTAACTGAGCAAGAACTTCTTGCCATTGTCTATGCCTTTTAGAAGTTCCAGGCTTATTTGTTGGGATCAAAGGTGATAGTGTACCCAAATCATGCTGCTATTCGCTAtctcatggcaaagaaggatgcaaAGCCTCGGTTGATTCGATGGGTCTTGTTGTTTCAAGAATTTGACTTCGAGGTTAAGGATCGCAAGGGAACTTAAAATCAAGTAGCGGATCATTTATCAAGGCTTGAAGAGGTAGGGAGACCAAAGGGAGATCTTGAAATCAATATGCATTCTCAGATGAACTCATATTGGAACTATCTAGCACTTTTGCTCCTTGGTTTGCCGATATTGCTAATTATTTGGTTAGTGACCTTATTCCGGACGGATTGGAATCCTATCAAAAGAAGAAGTTC
Proteins encoded in this region:
- the LOC107798435 gene encoding uncharacterized protein LOC107798435 is translated as MLERVLQNQEKSDTSMRNITEIVDSHTASIQKLEMQMRDISREQNPKQKGTLPSDTIANPKGRGSGLTSHVMAITTRSGKVLQGGGEQVVEVKESEQGVEVEEPSVVEIEKIPEDVQVQKENREGVKEKVKETPKTLPPIPRPLPPFPQRLTKKADDSKLEKFYDILKQLSYLKDLITKKKTTKNDVVNVTHRISSIIATSTVQKKEDPGAFTIPCTIGVHDFARALCDNGASINLMPLSIYKKAGLGMRRPTSMRLQMVDRSIKRSVRIVDNVLVKVGKFHLPADFVILDCAVDKEIPIILGRPFLATGRALMDSERNEIRFRVNDEEVTFQASKGMKLPHEYEIISVIDVVDKVEDTVEMKME
- the LOC142178505 gene encoding uncharacterized protein LOC142178505, translated to MEGYMESVNALEGLGSYTYASVKISIDLENRATPPTKPSIIEPPQLELKPLPPHLRYKFLGSNDTLTIIVSSLLNDVRVEKLLEVFKEHRQAIGWTIADIRGIPAGICKHKIELESETKPSVEHQRRLNPSMQEVVKKEIIKWLGVGVVYPIADSSWPDAIWFVQCSGYFSKMHDVHFLRHGEGFPRSLYGRLLGGIVLGHKISKRGIEIDRAKIEIISKLPPPTSVKGVRRFLGHARFYRRFIKDFSKIANPMCKLLEKDAKFVTFAPWFADIANYLVSDLIPDGLESYQKKKFLRDCQQYYWEEPFLFRVCADNIIRRCIPEEEIMPILKACHDSLVGGHHGGNRMAAKVLECGYYWPSIYHDANKMVKACDQCQRQGSISKRHEIPMHFVMEIEIFDVWGIDFIGSFVSSCGMKYILVDVDYVSKWVEAIALPKNEARSVTTFLKKNIFTQFATPRAILSDGGSHFCNKAFTGLLEKYGVKHKVATPYHPQSSGQVEVSNWEIKSILAKTVNANRTDWSRKLDDALWHTAWHTKILLVLLFIG